One Ostrea edulis chromosome 2, xbOstEdul1.1, whole genome shotgun sequence genomic region harbors:
- the LOC130051615 gene encoding uncharacterized protein LOC130051615 yields the protein MEGPDPPPSATLYRKMACALPLALFLLGTLISLLCAYQPYPQTYPRDYQQQRVPILVDRMLKRTSYQEQQKRMSDPKYASRAHQKRSMVTILCNLDQCKQLMAFLNRTMPSGYPSLSNL from the exons ATGGAGGGCCCGGACCCACCGCCCTCAGCTACATTGTACCG CAAAATGGCATGCGCACTTCCATTGGCCCTCTTTCTATTGGGAACCCTGATATCCTTGCTTTGTGCCTACCAGCCGTACCCACAAACTTATCCAAGAGACTATCAACAACAAAGAGTTCCCATACTTGTGGACAGAATGTTAAAGCGCACTTCCTACCAAGAACAGCAGAAAAGGATGTCAGATCCCAAATACGCTTCGAGAGCTCATCAGAAGAGATCTATGGTCACAATTTTGTGTAACCTAGACCAGTGTAAACAACTAATGGCATTCTTAAACAGAACAATGCCTAGTGGGTATCCATCGCTTtcgaatttatga